The following proteins come from a genomic window of Chanos chanos chromosome 15, fChaCha1.1, whole genome shotgun sequence:
- the LOC115828794 gene encoding olfactory marker protein-like translates to MALGTVFVASAMETRFRPDTELTEVMRLRVQSLQQRGQKRQEGERLLKPNEAVYRLDFSQQSLSFSHWSVHLSGPGRLSIIGTSQLWTPDLTNLMTRQLLEPPGLFWKHPEDDPQAPVHCYEADAQEFGERIAELAKVRKVMYFLFAFEEGCSPETVDCSIVFETAKQ, encoded by the coding sequence AACCGTGTTTGTGGCTTCTGCTATGGAGACACGCTTCCGCCCCGACACGGAGCTGACGGAGGTCATGCGCCTGCGGGTGCAGTCGCTACAGCAGCGGGGGCAGAAACGGCAGGAGGGGGAGCGTCTCCTCAAACCCAACGAGGCCGTGTACCGTCTGGACTTCTCCCAGCAGTCCCTGAGCTTCAGCCACTGGTCGGTCCACCTGTCCGGTCCTGGCCGCCTGTCAATCATCGGCACCTCGCAACTCTGGACGCCTGACCTGACCAACCTCATGACCCGCCAGCTCCTGGAGCcccccggtctgttctggaagCATCCGGAAGACGACCCTCAGGCCCCTGTCCACTGCTACGAGGCAGACGCCCAGGAGTTCGGTGAGAGGATAGCAGAACTGGCCAAGGTGCGTAAGGTGATGTATTTCCTGTTTGCTTTTGAGGAAGGTTGCAGTCCAGAGACCGTCGACTGTTCTATAGTATTTGAGACTGCCAAACAGTGA